Sequence from the Miscanthus floridulus cultivar M001 chromosome 16, ASM1932011v1, whole genome shotgun sequence genome:
CGGTCACCATCTATGGCTAAACGGGCTAcgatgggtggcggttagggactcGGAGTCGCACTGTCGTGGGCTGCAGTGGTGAGCGGCTATTCGTGGCGGCGGCGCGTCCATCCCGACGACCTACGACGCCATCGGAGGAAAGGGGTTAGTGaataagcaccagtagctcatcgGGATTCGAGATGCGATGGCGGCTGAAGCGGAGGGGTGCCGAGATGGCCTGGCCATGTGCGACTAATCCACACAGCGGCATTCCGAGCGTGGCACCGGCGCGTCATTACACCAATGGTGAGCTTCTTGTCCAAAACCGTGCGAGCACCAGATGGAGGAAGTCAAAGCGAGTTTAGAGCCACAAGCAATTGAACTATTACCGCTCCAATCCTACCTCTCTCCCCAGTCCAAGGTCACAGCGGTGAACATGGCCCACGACGAGCTAATCACTGAATTGTCACGGCGTAGGACTCTACCATGGCCAGATGCGGTTGAGGCGGCTAGCTAGCTCTCCCTGCTACTTACTGACGTGAGGAGATGGGCTGAGAAACTATGGGCTAGGCGAATTTGAAAGGCGGGGCATGGTGCCCAAGCTGAGACCACATCGTGGGGAAAAGCATGCGGATGAGCTCGAGCGGTAGGGCGTGTTAAAGCGGGGCTCCGGTCGGCGGTGGTAGAGCGAGCTCATGCACACAGGTGACGATACCAGGGAAGGCTTGGCGCGACGTGCTTGAATTAGAGCGGGTGGACCCAAGCCGGTCACACCGACGTCGGCTAGCGAGGGCAAGTGAGGCAGGGAGGCATCCCATCACCACTGTGACCAGGCCAATGACCAGACCTAGCGGCAGTGGCATACGCCAAGGGCACGACGTGGTAGGTTATTAGAAGGGTGGGGCGGACGCCACATCGACCGAGCGACGGTAGCCGCGGCCTTGGCTTGGCCCAGCGCACGGCACAGCGGGAGCCAGACCGCGGCTAGCCGGGGCTGACCAACGCCAGGCCGAGGCGCTGCGTGTCGCCATCCGTGCACATGAGCTGGCCCGTGACCACGACCCAGCCATGGCGTGAGACCGACGCCCACAGCGTCCGCGCGTGCGGTGACTACAGACTTAGGTCGAGTGGCCGCGCTCGGTGCCGTGCACGtattttaaagcgaagcaaagCCGGCTGGTTACCTCGATTGAAACTCAACCAATTTTGCTGATCCATAGACAACACTGCCAGCCATCTAGTGAAGCAATCGTCATGACCATAGAGCAACCATAGAGGGAGATAAAAGGATGCAAACATGGACTCGTCGCTAGAGTGCTGGTTCACGAACAAAGCACCAACAACGTGGTTACAGCGCATTCTAAGGAGGTTTGGCAATTTGTAGAAgagcaacgtgacatccaacatAACTTCGACCTACGCCATGCTCatgtactcactttgatgcaattaacaataccaaaacatgcagctagtgtttaaatattttagctagaatttaaatgtcttccatacttagaaaagttaaggatttcagtTGGGGCTAAGTAACCCTTAACTCTTTTGTCACAATTTTTAATAGGTCTAAACCTTATTAACTTCAACCAAGAATTACtttatgcaatagtccataccttatactaacccagaggagtaaaatatttaagcaccatttaactattttgctcaatataattcgccaaaaatggtattttaacaatagttcaagtgtttgccgacttaacgaaaagagcttatcttaacgtcaaatttgatttttgagctctcaagaacactagttaacaacatttattttcataaattaaagttgcatcttcaactacaccacttgctcgtcatctttacttaagtattacacacaagttatattttatttttatttatataaatTATTTTTCGTGCAAAACAATTAAAACGACTTATCCCATGTTTCTCGTTAtaattttcattagcacttttacgcaccgagtaagttaacttggatatttatttgagtccacaaaagtgagtcacctaggattcgcttatcatttcatgtgctttataaatttttaaaacccgaaaacttgttaggctaatccctctcggacctaaatctcggtgctaagcaagctcgtaacaccaggggtgttacatacGTCAACCCATCTACTCTCTCCGTGCCATAAAAAGTGTGTCACTTTTCGAGAAGTGAAacgtttttaactttgaccaaatatatataataatattaatatttatgatgtataattagtatcattagctaAACCGCTAAATATGTTTtcataacaaatttatttggagataaaaaaatattactaatattttttataaatctaattaaattttaaaaagtttgaccaacataaatCCTACAGCGACACTTATATGGGAatgagacagagggagtatttcTCCATCTTCACTCTTCAAGATCCAATCGAGATAGGACCCCTATATATCTCTAGATTATCTAATTTAACATTGGTCAAGCATGTGCGTGACGATCCTGTCCTTGGTTATGTTAAAACATTTAGAGGTATTAAAACCGATGTTTTAATTTTACAATTTTAggaaaagatttttttatttgactTTTGCTGGCATGCACTCTCATATTAAAGAAATGCTCGAACACTTCGAGTTTCTCACCTTTGGTCAATTAATGCAAAAAAATTTGGCAGTGAAAACTGAAGTAGAGATACTGGAGAATTTCATAAGTCACATTGTCCGAACATACGGGCTATTGAGATTATTTTGTTGCTGAATTTGTATGGCCAGCACAAGCTAAATTGGTTTCTTGCTTTTCCCTCAAGCCGATTCACGGCAATCAGCAAGAATAGTAGAAGTTTACTTTTGTTGTATCCAAGTTCGATCGTATTTTTTATGCCACTCGACAAGTTGAAATGTCCTGCATATTGTAAGTGACATAATTTTGTTTCCTATACTATTAATGATTGCAATGTCTTCCGTAGACAAGTCCATCTGGGATATAGGTTGACACAATGTCGTTCTTGATTAATACCGGTGGAAAGTTTGTGATAATTGGTGATCCCAGAGAAAATAGGAAGAGTAACAAGATTTCAGGCCACAATTGTGCTCAAGACGTCCATCGATGTCCAGGAGGACATCAAGATCACTATCAAGTTTTATGGGCTCGGGGAGGGGGAGAAGCAAAAACTCCTGTGAAAAAGCAAAACGAAGGTGCTACTACTGCTGACAACAAAAATTCTCAACCTTGTTAATACAAATCAGAGCCACCCCCACCCCACGTAGGGGTGGAAATGGATGCCTTATTACCATTTTCTTTGAATGTGTATCCAAGAAAACTTAAATATGCATATCTGTATTTGCATGTATTTTTTATATCGATGCTAAAATGGATGTATTTCAATCCATTTTTTCCTATTCGATTCCATATCCATATTCGTAAAAATCATGGAATATTTGACTGTATCCTTATCCGATTATGCACATGATATACAATATAATATTTAAATATAGTTATTACGTTTAATTTAATATTGTCTCGATTTAATTTGAGTTTTATATATTTGTTGTCATAAATTGTATTTTAatgtattattttattttattattgttGAATATTATTTGTACACGCTGTATAATTTTATTATAATTTCTTGTCAGGACTAGCTTTGAACTAACTGTGATAGGCGAGTCCTATCACTGCTAATTACACTTTACCGGACCCAATTATAGCAGTGGTGCCGGATTTAGATCCGATGATGATTGCTGGATCTGGACTAGTGAGAGATGGGTGGAGCCAAGAGTATATAACATATAGGTAGTATTACATGTAGGCTTGTGTTTGATTCATTAAAAACCCAATAATATCTaaaaatacatatttttgaaagTTGCTTTTTATACATCAACCCACCAATTCTAGCTTTTCAAAAGCAAAATAAAGCCCAAACAAAATTTTTGTATATATGGACGTAGCAAAGAGTTGAACTAGTGCATTTTATAGAGGTATAATAAAGAAAGATTGAGAACTAAATTTGCAACAAGCCAACTATACCTATAACAAGATATATTTATTCTCCCTACGTAAGCACGGGCTGAATGCGGGCAACAGACAACTCCAACTGCAGCGTTAAAGACACTGATGGTCCTGGGCCTGCCGGCCTGGACGTCTAATTCCTCATCTGAGAGACTCTCTTTGACCCGGCCACATGACCGGCCGTTTCCTCGCAGCTGCAGGCCATGGTTGGTCGCCAGCACTCGGCAGGGATTGCAAAGCACCCTGCACCCGTGGACCCTATACAATTGCACCCTACAGTTCGTCCCCTTTGGCTACTTCTCCGAAGATATGGATGAGGCCACACAGTTTTGGGCACCTTCCCTGCCCCCAAGCCTGTCGCTTGCGGCGAATTCCGGGCTTCCGGCGAGCATACGCAAACACGCAATCATCATTCAAGTATTCAACTCAACATGCAAAACTGGACATGTATTTTGCATGGATCAATCCTGGAATATTTTAGTATCGCAACAGCAGCCATAGACAGTAGTGGCCAAGTGCTAAACTAAACCATTCACATGGACATGCTGCGGTCAGCCGGTCAAACGAGCACGGAGCACCCAATCCAAGCCCATGCCAAACAAAATTCCGCGAGCTTATAAATACTCCCTTCCCTTCATTCCGCATATCCAACCAGTCCCCTCACATCCATCCCTGCAATCTCAAGAGCACCCAGCACCTACGAGACGACGCTGTCAGTACTCAGTAGCGAGCTGCAAGCTGCAAGCCCTCTCCAGTGATATCGTATATAGCAGCTCGATCGGCGTCGTGCAAGTGCGCGCGCATGGCGGCTTCCTCTCGCATCTCGTCTCCTGGGTGGCTCTTAGTCGCTCACTACGCTCTCCTGCTCGCCCTGGCTGGAGCCGCCCGTGGCCACTCTCCGAGTGCCGGTGCGGCGCTGAGCTCCTCGTTCTACGACCAGTCGTGCCCCGGCGCCTACGACGTCGTCCGTCGCGTCATCCAGGACGCGCGTGTCTCCGACCCGCGCATCCCGGCCAGCCtcatccgcctccacttccatGACTGCTTCGTCAACGTACGTGAGCTGATCACATCAATAGTGCCTCATTGCCTTGCATCATCTGACATGAATGAGCGTCAAACAATGTTGGCTTTCAGGGTTGCGATGGCTCCCTTCTTCTGGACGACGATCTCCCGGCGATCCAGACGGAGAAGCACGTGCCAGCGAACAACAACTCGGCGCGCGGCTTCCCGGTGGTCGACGGCATCAAGCGCGCGCTGGAGGAAGCGTGCCCGGGCATCGTCTCATGCGCTGATATCCTTGCCCTCGCGGCCGCGATCTCCGTTGAACTCGTAAGCTAGCGTCCGATCTAATCCTCTCTCTATGTATCCCTTTGCATTGATCAACTACGTACCTCTAGCTATCTTCTCGCCTGAACTGAACTGACGGAAAAGAATCGTGCACGGACGAACTGGGCGCAGGCTGGAGGACCACGCTGGAGGGTGCTTCTTGGCCGCCGAGACGGCACGACGACCAACGTCCAGAGTGCTAACAACCTTCCCAGCCCTTTCGACTCCCTGGACAAGCTCCAGGAGAAGTTCAGAAACGTCAACCTAGACGACACTGATCTCGTCGCCCTCCAAGGTAACTACACATACTGAATAATTCATAGTACATTTCAGCAATATATAATTTGTACGCACAGTTCAAACTTGCAAAGTTTTCATACGTCGTGCACACTGCTGATATATCAACAACAAATTTCTACTTCAGGAGCGCACACATTCGGGAAAGTCCAATGCCAATTTACACGTCAGAACTGCTCAGCGGGGCAACCACAGGGTGCACTAGAGAACCTGGACCAGGTTACACCCACCGTGTTTGACAACAAGTATTATGGCAACCTCTTGCATGGCCAAGCGCAGCTACCGTCCGACCAGGTCATGCTATCTGACCCTATGGCGCCGACAACCACTGCACCCATTGTTCACCGGTTCGCGAGCAACCAAAAAGATTTCTTCAGGAACTTTGTGGCATCCATGATTAAGATGGGCAACATAAGCCCGCTGACAGGAAAGGATGGAGAGATCAGAAAGAATTGCCGGAGGGTCAATAGCAAAGGCCATTGATGAAGACTCTCATTCAGTTTGATTGATTTGCTTTTTTAGCCTGTTATTATGATATTCGCGCAAATCGTCCTTGTGACATTCTTTGGAAATGTGAGAATGTATGTTCCCTTTTTCCCGTTGTTGGAAAGCAAATGTGAAAAGTATTTTTACATCACTTAATGGTCTCTCTTCAGCCGGTGATAAATCTATTTTCTCCAGCAGGAAATTATGTCCTATCACATGATGAAAGGTGGCAATTAATCGACAACTACTACATCTATCTATATATTTGGATCTCACACGCATATATAGGAACAGCCCCTAGGGTGTGAGAGTTTTAAGAAAGTTCGTCTGACCCATCTATTTGTCCATCTTCACTCTTCTAGATCCAATCAAGATAGGACCCCTATATATCTCTAGAATATCTAGTTTAACATTGTTTAAGCATGGGCGAGACGAGTCTGTCCTCAATTATGTTTGGAGATTTAGTGATATTAAAACCgatgtttaattttataatttcaGAAAAGAAGATTTTGTTGATTTGACTTTTGTTGACCTGCACTCTCAT
This genomic interval carries:
- the LOC136514138 gene encoding peroxidase 2-like, which gives rise to MAASSRISSPGWLLVAHYALLLALAGAARGHSPSAGAALSSSFYDQSCPGAYDVVRRVIQDARVSDPRIPASLIRLHFHDCFVNGCDGSLLLDDDLPAIQTEKHVPANNNSARGFPVVDGIKRALEEACPGIVSCADILALAAAISVELAGGPRWRVLLGRRDGTTTNVQSANNLPSPFDSLDKLQEKFRNVNLDDTDLVALQGAHTFGKVQCQFTRQNCSAGQPQGALENLDQVTPTVFDNKYYGNLLHGQAQLPSDQVMLSDPMAPTTTAPIVHRFASNQKDFFRNFVASMIKMGNISPLTGKDGEIRKNCRRVNSKGH